The Coffea eugenioides isolate CCC68of chromosome 8, Ceug_1.0, whole genome shotgun sequence genome has a segment encoding these proteins:
- the LOC113779902 gene encoding mavicyanin: protein MASLRISRCQFLHALQLYLLIQTATVCCYQYKVGDLDAWNVPSSANPDVYHIWSSNHNFTIGDSLLFLYPPSQDSVIQVTAQSYKSCNLKDPILTMNDGNSLFNITSPGLFYFTSGVPGHCEKSQKIRIAVPGNGSYVFPPDDASTAPSPSSPTVFGPMPMQETAPSSAPLTRVRPISMSAATLLFLCVSVIAIGRV, encoded by the exons ATGGCAAGTCTTAGAATTTCAAGATGCCAGTTTTTGCATGCTCTTCAGTTGTATCTTTTGATCCAAACCGCCACAGTCTGCTGCTACCAATACAAAGTCGGAGATTTGGATGCTTGGAACGTACCCTCTTCCGCAAATCCAGATGTCTACCACATATGGTCCAGCAACCACAACTTCACCATTGGAGATTCCCTCT TGTTCCTTTACCCTCCAAGTCAAGATTCCGTAATACAAGTAACAGCTCAATCCTATAAGAGCTGCAACCTTAAAGATCCAATCTTGACAATGAACGATGGCAATTCGCTCTTCAATATTACGTCCCCCGGCTTGTTTTACTTCACCAGTGGCGTACCGGGGCACTGTGAAAAGTCGCAAAAGATTCGAATTGCTGTTCCTGGAAATGGATCTTACGTATTTCCACCAGATGATGCTTCAACTGCACCTTCTCCTTCTTCTCCTACTGTTTTCGGTCCCATGCCAATGCAGGAAACAGCCCCCTCTTCGGCTCCATTGACCAGAGTTCGTCCCATCTCAATGTCGGCTGCCACTCTACTCTTCCTGTGTGTGAGTGTGATTGCGATCGGCCGCGTTTGA